In one window of Flavobacterium ginsengisoli DNA:
- a CDS encoding M15 family metallopeptidase, which produces MNHTLKIIAFFLLGISTLQAQNEVYTSPSEVKISDTTFVNLRDYSNDFVYDMKYATEDNFLKTKVYDCAECMLRLKTVKALIATNKDFQKKGYKIKLYDCYRPLDIQKKMWEIVSNPIYVADPKKGSIHNRGGAVDISLVDVTGKEVDMGTSFDFFGIMASHNFKQLSKDILSNRKYLKNTMIKNGFNSFDSEWWHYNLKAGLKDKVSNEKWKCD; this is translated from the coding sequence ATGAATCATACATTAAAAATTATAGCTTTTTTTCTTTTAGGAATTAGCACTCTACAAGCGCAAAACGAGGTTTATACTTCTCCTTCAGAAGTTAAAATTTCAGATACTACTTTTGTAAATCTAAGAGATTATAGTAATGATTTTGTATACGATATGAAATATGCGACCGAAGATAATTTTCTGAAAACAAAGGTTTACGATTGTGCTGAATGTATGCTTCGTTTAAAGACTGTAAAAGCACTAATTGCGACCAATAAAGATTTTCAGAAGAAAGGATATAAAATTAAATTGTATGACTGCTACAGGCCTTTAGATATTCAGAAAAAAATGTGGGAGATTGTTTCGAATCCTATTTATGTTGCAGATCCAAAAAAAGGCTCCATCCATAATAGAGGAGGAGCCGTAGATATTTCTTTAGTTGATGTTACAGGAAAAGAAGTTGATATGGGAACGTCTTTTGATTTTTTCGGAATTATGGCCAGTCATAATTTTAAACAGCTTTCAAAAGATATTCTTTCAAATAGAAAGTATCTAAAAAATACAATGATTAAAAACGGCTTCAATTCTTTTGATTCTGAATGGTGGCATTATAATTTAAAAGCAGGTTTAAAAGATAAAGTGTCCAACGAGAAATGGAAATGCGATTAA